GACCGTGCCGCCGCGGTAGCGCTTCCAGTGCGCGGGCTCGCGGCTGAACGCCGACAGCAGCAGCACCCGGTCGCCGTCCGGCTCCGGTGCCAGCCCGCCGATCGGCCCGTACGGCAGCCGGGTCGGCTCGCCGCCGTCCAGCGGGACGGCAAACGCCCAGCTGCGGCGGAGCGTCGCCTGCCCGGCCGTGGTGACGGCGATCGGCCGGCCGTCGGCCGTCCAGCCGCGCAGCGCGGTGCGGGGGCTGCCCCAGTGGGTGAGCCGGCGGGAGGGCCCGCCGTCGGTGGGGGCGACGTGGATCTCGGGGGCGCCGTCGCGGGTGGACGTCCAGGCGACGTGGCGTCCGTCGGGCGAGAAGCGCGGGTGGCTGACGGGGGTCTGGTCGGCCGTCAGTCGCCACGCCCGGCCGCCGTCCAGCGGCGCCAGCCAGACGTCGTCCTCGGCGACGAAGGCGACCAGGTCGCCGTGCAGGTGGGGATGGCGCAGGTAGGCGCCCGAGGTGGTGCTCTGCGGTTCGGTCACAGCGCCACCCTAGGCAGGCGCGGGACGCCGCGCAGGGGGTTTCCGCACGACCGCCGCAACGGGTTCGGGTCCGTACGACCGGGCGGGGACCGGCCGCCGGACCGGACAGGCGCGGAACCGGATCAGGACCGGGTCAGGACCAGCGGCCGGTGCGGCCGAGCAGCAGGGCGCCGGCCGCGACCCCCGCGGTGGAGGTGCGGAGCACCGACGGGCCGAGCCGGTACGGGAGGGCGCCCGCCCCGGCGAACGCGGCGAGCTCCTCCGGGGAGACGCCGCCCTCCGGGCCGACCACGAGGACGATGTCGCCGCTGTCGGGCAGCGGGGCGGCGGCGAGCGGCGCGGCCCCGTCCTCGTGCAGCACCGCGGCCAGCGCGGCGGCCCCGAGCAGCGGGAGGAGCTGACGGGTCGTCACGAGGTCGTGGATCTCGGGGAACCGCAGCCGGCGGGACTGCTTGCCGGCCTCGCGGGCGGTCGCCCGCCACTTGGCGAGCGCCTTGGCGCCGCGCTCGCCCTTCCACTGGGTGATGCAGCGGGAGGCGGCCCAGGGGATCACCGCGTCCACGCCGACCTCGGTCATGGTCTCCACCGCGACCTCGCCGCGGTCGCCCTTCGGGAGCGCCTGGACGACGGTGATCCGCGGGGCGGGGGCCGGCTCCTCGCGGACGGCGACGACCGCGATGTCGAGCGCGTCCTTGCCGTGCACGGCGCTCACCGTGCCGTCCACGCCGTGGCCGAGGCCGTCGGCGAGGGTGACGGCCTCGCCGGGCGCGAGCCGCTTCACCGCGGCGGCGTGCCGCCCCTCGGGCCCGTCCAGCCGCAGCACGGCACCCGGCGCGGCGCCGGCCAGCAGGGCGCTCTCGACGACGAAGACGGGCGCGGTCATGGTGGGGGTGTCCTTCCGGGTGCGGGCACGGGGACGGCGGACGGGGGCGCTGCGGGATCCCCGCGGCGCCCCCGTCCGCCGATGACGGCCTGGGTGGCCTAGGGCTTGTCCGACAATTCGCGTCGCATCAGCGCGCGGCTCCCCGGCCTCCGGCCGGGAGGTACCCCCAATGCGCGCCCGGCTGGGCGTGCCGCCGTGTCGGCCTCGTACTGGACGTACTTGGCCGATGCGGCGGGACGTCCAGGTGGGGGCTCCTCCCGGCCGAAGGCTGGGGGAGGATGATCCGGCGTCGCGCGCGCGGCGGGAATTGTCAGACAAGCCCTAGCGGCCGTTGAAGGCGTCCTTGAGGCGGGAGAACAGCCCCTGCTGGCCGGGTGCGAACTGCCCGGAGGGCCGCTCCTCGCCGCGCAGCACGGCCAGCCGGCGCAGCAGGTCCTCCTGCTCGGGGTCGAGCTTGGTGGGCGTCTGCACCTCGACATGCACTATCAGGTCGCCCCGGCCGCCGCCGCGCAGGTGGGTGATGCCGCGGCCGTGCAGCGGGATCGACTGGCCGGACTGCGTGCCGGGCCGGATGTCGACCTCCTCCATCCCGTCGAGGGTCTGCAGCGGCACCTGGGTGCCGAGCGAGGCCGCGGTCATCGGGATGGTGACGGTGCAGTGCAGGTCGTCGCCGCGGCGCTGGAACGTCGGGTGGGCGATCTCGGCGATCTCGACGTACAGGTCGCCGGCCGGGCCGCCGCCGGGGCCGACCTCGCCCTCGCCGGCGAGCTGGATCCGGGTGCCGTTGTCGACACCGGCGGGGATCTTGACGGTCAAGGTGCGGCGGGCGCGGACCCGGCCGTCGCCGGCGCACTCCGGGCAGGGGGTGGGCACGACGGTGCCGAAGCCCTGGCACTGCGGGCAGGGGCGGGAGGTCATGACCTGGCCCAGGAAGGACCGGGTGACCTGGGAGACCTCGCCCTTGCCGCGGCACATGTCGCAGGTCTGCGCGGAGGTGCCGGGGGCGGCGCCCTCACCGCTGCAGGTGGTGCAGGTGACGGCGGTGTCGACCTGGAGTTCCTTGGTGGTGCCGAAGGTGGCCTCCTCCAGGGTGATCTCCAGGCGGATCATCGCGTCCTGGCCGCGCCGGGTCCGCGAGCGCGGGCCGCGCTGGCCGCCCGCCGCGCCGAAGAACGCGTCCATGATGTCGGAGAAGCCGAACCCGGCCGCGCCGAAGCCGCCCGCGCCGCCGCCTCCGCCGTTCGGGGAGAGCGGGTCGCCGCCGAGGTCGTAGACCTGGCGCTTGGCCGGGTCCGAGAGCACCTCGTAAGCGGCGTTGATCTCCTTGAACCGCTCCTGGGTCTTCGGGTCCGGGTTGACGTCCGGGTGCAGTTCACGCGCGAGGCGCCGGAACGCCTTCTTGATCTCGTCCTGCCCCGCATCCCGTCGGACGCCGAGTACCGCGTAGTAGTCCGTGGCCACCAAATGCTCCGCTTGTTCCGCCTCTAGAAGTGCTTGCGACTGGGTCCGCGCCGGGCGCGGGCTGCTCTACGACTCGGCCAGGATCTGACCCACGTACCGTGCCACCGCTCGCACCGCCCCCATTGTGCCCGGGTAATCCATCCGGGTCGGACCGATCACTCCCAGCTTTGCCACGCTCTGGTCGCCCGAACCGTAACCGACGGAGACGACCGACGTGGAATTGAGACCCTCGTAGTCGTTCTCCCGGCCGATTCTGACCGTCATCGCGGACTCCGCGGTCTCACCCAGCAGGCGGAGCAGCACGACCTGCTCCTCCAGGGCCTCCAGGACCGGCTGGATGGTGAGCGGGAAGTCGTGGCCGAAGCGGGTCAGGTTGGCCGTGCCGGCCAGCATGATCCGCTCCTCGTTCTGCTCGGCGAGCGTCTCGAAGAGGGTCGCCAGGACGGTGGCAACGGCCGGGCGGTCGCCGGCCTCGAAGGTGGCGGGCAGGTCCTCCAGCAGCTCCGGGACGTCCGGCAGCCGCCGGCCGCCGGCCCGGGCGTTCAGCCGGGCCCGCAGGTCCGCCAGGAGGTTCTCGCCGACCGTGCCCGGGCAGTCGACCATCCGCTGCTCCACCCGGCCGGTGTTGGTGATCAGCACCAGCATCACCTTCGCCGGGCCGAGCGCGACCAGCTCGACGTGCCGCACGGTGGACCGGGTCAGCGACGGGTACTGGACGACGGCGACCTGCCGGGTCAGCTGCGCGAGCAGCCGGACGGTGCGGGCCACCACGTCGTCGAGGTCGACCGCCGCCTCCAGGAAGTGCCGGATCGCCCGGCGCTCGGGCGGCGTCATCGGCTTGACCTCGGCCAGCCGGTCGACGAACAGCCGGTAGCCCTTGTCGGTGGGGATCCGGCCGGCGCTGGTGTGCGGCTGGTGGATGAAGCCGTCCTCCTCCAGCGCCGCCATGTCGTTGCGGACGGTGGCCGGGGAGACGCCGAGGTTGTGCCGCTCGACCAGGGCCTTGGAGCCGACCGGCTCCTCGGTGCCCACGTAGTCCTGGACGATGGCCCGCAGCACGGCGAGCCGCCGCTCGTCCAGCGGCCGGACGGTGGAACGGGTGTCGACCAGGCGGGCGTCTGCCCTGCCGTCGTCGGCCTTGCGCTCGCCGGCCATGGGGCACGCACCTCCGTCGTCGTCCGTTGAGTCGGTAGCCGTCCGGTGTCTGGCACTCTGGATGGCAGAGTGCCAGAACCGTACCTGCCAGTGTAAGGCCCACCTCCGGCGGCAGGAACGGGCCGCCCACGTGATCCTCGACCGATCGCGTCGTGGCGGACGGTGCCGCATCGGGCGGCGGGTGGCAGCATCGAAGGCGAGCGAGCTACCGAAGGAGCAGCGATGTCGGCGTCACGGCAGCACTCCCGATTCGCACCCGACCGGGGTCTGACCGGTCGGATGGTCACCACCATGTTCCTCATCGGCCTGGTCTACGTCGGCTTCACCGGGCTGCTGATCGCCCTGTTGCGCGGCGCTTGGCCGATCATCGTGCTGATCTCCGGCGGGCTGTTCGTGGCCCAGTTCTGGTTCAGCGACAAGATCACCGAGCGGGCGATGGGCGCCCACGCGGTGAGCCCCGAGCAGTACCCGCAGCTGCACGGCACCGTCGACCGGCTCTGTGCCCTGGCGGACATGCCCAAACCGCGGGTGGCGGTCGCCGACAACGACATGCCCAACGCCTTCGCCACCGGGCGCAACCCGGACAACGCCGTGGTCTGCGTCACCACCGGGCTGCTGCGCCGGCTGGAGCCGGAGGAGCTGGAGGGCGTCCTCGCCCACGAGCTCTCCCACGTCGCCCACCGGGACGTCGCCGTGATGACCATCGCGGGCTTCCTCGGCGTCCTGGCCGGCGCGATGACCCGGATCGCCTTCTACGGCGGCTTCTACGGCAACAACCGCAACAGCAACGACCCGAACACCGCCATCGCGATGATCGTCATCCCGCTGGCCAGCATGGTCGTCTACGCGCTGAGCTTCCTGCTCACCCGGCTGCTCTCGCGCTACCGCGAGCTCGCCGCCGACCGGGCCGCCGCCCAGCTCACCGGCCGGCCCAGCGCGCTGGCCTCCGCCCTCACCAAGGTCACCGGGCAGATCGCGGCCATCCCCTCCGAGGACCTGCGCCGCTCCCAGCCCTACAACGCCTTCTACTTCGCCCCCGCGCTGAGCGCCCGGGAGACGGCCGCCCAGCTGTTCTCCACCCACCCGACGCTGGAGCAGCGGCTGGCCCAGCTGGCGAAGATCTCCAACGAACTCGGCCACTGAACCGGCCGCCGAGAGGACTCTCCGTGGGATTCCTGGACGCCTTGCTGGGCCGCAGCAAGCCGGTCAAGCCCGACCTCGACCAGCTGTTCGGCATCCCGTCCGCCGCCCTCACCCTGGAGGCGGCGGCCGGGTACCGCCCGACCGGCCTCGGCTCGGTCTGCTTCGCCGCCGTCGAGGGCGGTGCCTTCGACGAGGTCCAGCGGCAGGTCAGGGCACTGCTGGACGCCGACACCGACCGCGGCGGCGCACCGGTGGAGGGCTCCCAGGACGGGTACGGCTACTCCTGGCTGCTCGCCCGGCACACCCCCGAGGAGCTGCCCGACCTGGTCAACGACCTGCACGCGGTCAACAGCGAGCTGGAGGCCAACGGCTTCGGCCCGCAGCTGCTCTGCTCGATCGTCGGCTTCCGCAACGACGCCGGGCAGTCGCTCGGCCTGGTGTACCTCTACAAGCGCGGGACGTTCTACCCGTTCGCCCCGATGCCCGGCGGCGGCGAGAAGCGCAACAGCCCGGTCGAGCTCCAGATCAAGGCGATGCTCGGCGACGACCTCCGGCTGGAACAGGACCTCAGCCGCTGGTTCCCGGTCTGGGGAGCCCCGGGGCTGTAGCCGGACGCGGCGGAGCCCTAGGGTCGTCGGATGACCGACCGGACGGACACCGCCGCGACCGCCCCCTCGCCCGCGCTGCTCGACGAGGCGGTCGCCGCCCTGCGCTCGCCCGACCCGGTGGTGCGCGACGAGCAGGCGTACACCCAGCTGGCCCGCTGGGTGCCGCTGCTGGCCCCGGAGCGGCGGCGGGCGCTCGGCGACCGGATGGCCGAGCGGTTCACCGACCCGGAGATCCAGGCGCGGACGTTCGCGCCGCTGGTGCTGGCCAGGATCGTCGGCTGCGGCGACCACGACCCGGCCTGGACGGCCGCCTTCACCGACTGGTACCTCGGCGAGCGCGACCTGCGCGGGCACGACGAGGAGCTCGGCTGGCTGCACGCCGTCGCGCACGGCGCCGACCTGCTGGCCGCGCTCGGCCGCTGCCCGCAGGTCGACCCTGCGCCGCTGCTGGCCACCGGCTGCGCCCGGCTGCTCACCCCCACGGGCCACCTGTTCGACGCGATGGAGGACGACCGGCTCGGCTTCGCGCTGGCCGTGGTGCTGACCCGCGCGGAGCTGACCGAGCAGCAGTCGCTGGAGTGGCTGGATCCGGTCGCCGCCGACTTCGCGGCGGCGGAGCCCGGGCCCGTCCCCCCGTACGCCTCGAACACCATGCGGACGCTGCGGGTGCTCTACCTGCTCGCGGACCGCGGTGTGCGGCCCGGGCGGTGGCAGGGGAGGCGGTGCCGCTGCGGCACGCGGCGGCCGTGCGCGAGCGGGTCGCCGCCGTCCTGGCGATGAACTCGCCGTACGCCGGATGAGGGATGAGCCCGCGTCGGAGCGGACACGCCCTAGGATTTCGTCCATGCGCAGCAGGGAGTACGGCCCCGACCTGACCCCGCCGTGGAAGCGGCAGGAGCCGGCGCCGGAGGTGGCCGCCGAGCGGGATCTCGTGGTGGAGGAGGCGGCCACCGGCTTCTGCGGGGCGGTGGTGCGCTGCGAGAAGACCGCGGAGGGGCTCACCGTCACCCTGGAGGACCGCTTCGGCAAGCACCGGGTGTTCCCGATGGTGCCGCGCGGGTTCCTGCTGGAGGGCCGGGTGGTGACCCTCGTCCGGCCGTCCGGCCCGGCACCTGCCCGCACGCCCGGGCTGACCGCCTCCGGCTCCGTCGCGGTGCCCGGCGCCCGGGCCCGGGTGGCCCGGGAGTCGCGGATCTACGTCGAGGGCCGGCACGACGCCGAGCTGGTCGAGCGGGTGTGGGGCGACGACCTGCGGATCGAGGGCGTGGTCGTGGAGTACCTGGAGGGCGTGGACGACCTGCCGGCGATCGTCGCGGAGTTCGGTCCCGGCCCGGGGCGGCGGCTCGGGGTGCTGGTCGACCACCTGCTGCCCGGCACCAAGGAGCACCGGATCGCGGCCCGGGTGACGGGCGACTCGGTGCTGGTCGTCGGCCACCCGTACATCGACGTCTGGCAGGCCGTGAAGCCCGCCGCCGTCGGCATCCCGGGCTGGCCCGAGGTGCCGCGCGGGGAGGTCTGGAAGGAGGGCGTCTGCCGCCGGCTGGGCTGGCCCGCCGACCCGCCCGCGGCCTGGAGGCGGATCCTCGCCTCGGTGAACTCCTACCGCGACCTCGACCCGGCCCTGCTCGGCCGGGTCGAGGAGCTCATCGACTTCGTGACGCAGCCGGAGTGAGCGGCGGTCGGTCGAACACCTGGAACTCGGAGGTGTCGAGGGAGACGCCCAGGACGTCCAGCGGGACGGGGGCGCCGAACCGGCTGGTCCTGGCGGACAGGTAGTCCGGCAGGCCCTTGGCGTTCTCCTCGGTCGGCTCGGTCAGGAGGGTGCACTCGCCCTGGAGCGGGTCGACGATCAGGTAGGCGGGGATGCCGCCCGCGGCGTACATCCCGCGCTTGGTGCGGTGGTCGCGGTCGGCACTGGTCTTGGAGACCACCTCGACGACCAGGGTGACGGCACCCGACGGCAGGAGCCGCCCCATCTCCTGGACGGCCCCGCGTTCGAAGACCACCAGATCGGGCTGGGGCTCGCTGGGCTCCCCCGGGATGGTGAGGTCCTGGGTCGTCAGAGCGCGCCACTGCCCGTACGGGACTTGGTGCTGGATCGAGGCGACGATCACGTTGTGGACCATGTCCGGCCCCGCCGTCATCACGATTTCCCCCGAATGAGCTCGGCCTTGAACCCTTCCGGGACCTCGAGATTCTCGTAGATCTCGCTGACCCGGTCGTCGATCGCAGTCATCGCTCACTCCCTCGGACGGCTGCTGCCAAGGTAACGGCCGTCAGTCGACGAGGTCACGCACGACGGCGTCGGCGAGGAGGCGGCCGCGCAGGGTCAGTGCGGCCCGGCCGGCGGCGTGGGCGGCGGGGTCGAGCAGGCCGTCCTCCAGGGCGCGGGCGGCGGCCTTGCGGCCGGTGTCGGTCAGCAGCTCCAGGGGGCAGCCGTCGACCAGGCGGAGCTCCAGCAGGATGCGCTCGACCCGGCGGTCCTCCTCGGCGAGGATCTCGCGGCCGAGCGCCGGGGTGCGGCCCTCGGCGAGGGCCTGGGCGTAGGCGGCGGGGTGCTTGGCGTTCCACCAGCGGACGCCGCCGACGTGGCTGTGCGCGCCGGGGCCGGCGCCCCACCAGTCGGCGCCCGTCCAGTACAGCTCGTTGTGGCGGCAGCGCCCGGCGTCGGTGGTCGCCCAGTTGGAGACCTCGTACCAGGCGTAGCCGGCCGCGCTCAGGGCCTGCTCGGCGATCAGGTAGCGGTCGGCGTGCACGTCGTCGTCGATCATCGGCAGTTCGCCGCGCTTGACCCGGGCGGCGAGCCGGGTGCCGTCCTCGACGATCAGCGAGTAGGCGGAGACGTGGTCGGGCGCGGCACCGATCGCGGCGTCCAGGGAGGCCCGCCAGTCGTCGTCGGACTCGCCGGGGGTGCCGTAGATGAGGTCGAGGTTGACGTGGTCGAAGCCGGCGGCGCGGGCCTCGGCGACGCAGGCCTCGGGGCGGCCGGGCGTGTGGTGGCGGTCGAGGACCTGGAGCACGTGGCGGCGGGCCGACTGCATGCCGAACGAGATCCGGTTGTAGCCGCCATCGCGCAGCTCGGCCAGGTAGGCGGGCCCGACGGACTCCGGGTTGGCCTCGGTGGTGACCTCGGCCCCGTCGGCCAGACCGAACTCGTCGCGGATCGCGCCGAGCATCCGGACGAGGTCGCGGGCCGGCAGCAGGGTGGGGGTGCCGCCGCCGAGGAAGACCGTCTCGACGGGCAGATCGGCCTCCCCGAGCACCGTCCGGGCGTGCCGGATCTCGGCGATCAGGTTGTCGGCGTACGTCTCCTGCGACGCCACCGCGCCCGAGGCGCGCAGCTCGGTGGCGGTG
The Kitasatospora paranensis genome window above contains:
- a CDS encoding 16S rRNA (uracil(1498)-N(3))-methyltransferase, which produces MTAPVFVVESALLAGAAPGAVLRLDGPEGRHAAAVKRLAPGEAVTLADGLGHGVDGTVSAVHGKDALDIAVVAVREEPAPAPRITVVQALPKGDRGEVAVETMTEVGVDAVIPWAASRCITQWKGERGAKALAKWRATAREAGKQSRRLRFPEIHDLVTTRQLLPLLGAAALAAVLHEDGAAPLAAAPLPDSGDIVLVVGPEGGVSPEELAAFAGAGALPYRLGPSVLRTSTAGVAAGALLLGRTGRWS
- the dnaJ gene encoding molecular chaperone DnaJ; translation: MATDYYAVLGVRRDAGQDEIKKAFRRLARELHPDVNPDPKTQERFKEINAAYEVLSDPAKRQVYDLGGDPLSPNGGGGGAGGFGAAGFGFSDIMDAFFGAAGGQRGPRSRTRRGQDAMIRLEITLEEATFGTTKELQVDTAVTCTTCSGEGAAPGTSAQTCDMCRGKGEVSQVTRSFLGQVMTSRPCPQCQGFGTVVPTPCPECAGDGRVRARRTLTVKIPAGVDNGTRIQLAGEGEVGPGGGPAGDLYVEIAEIAHPTFQRRGDDLHCTVTIPMTAASLGTQVPLQTLDGMEEVDIRPGTQSGQSIPLHGRGITHLRGGGRGDLIVHVEVQTPTKLDPEQEDLLRRLAVLRGEERPSGQFAPGQQGLFSRLKDAFNGR
- the hrcA gene encoding heat-inducible transcriptional repressor HrcA; translation: MAGERKADDGRADARLVDTRSTVRPLDERRLAVLRAIVQDYVGTEEPVGSKALVERHNLGVSPATVRNDMAALEEDGFIHQPHTSAGRIPTDKGYRLFVDRLAEVKPMTPPERRAIRHFLEAAVDLDDVVARTVRLLAQLTRQVAVVQYPSLTRSTVRHVELVALGPAKVMLVLITNTGRVEQRMVDCPGTVGENLLADLRARLNARAGGRRLPDVPELLEDLPATFEAGDRPAVATVLATLFETLAEQNEERIMLAGTANLTRFGHDFPLTIQPVLEALEEQVVLLRLLGETAESAMTVRIGRENDYEGLNSTSVVSVGYGSGDQSVAKLGVIGPTRMDYPGTMGAVRAVARYVGQILAES
- the htpX gene encoding zinc metalloprotease HtpX, translating into MSASRQHSRFAPDRGLTGRMVTTMFLIGLVYVGFTGLLIALLRGAWPIIVLISGGLFVAQFWFSDKITERAMGAHAVSPEQYPQLHGTVDRLCALADMPKPRVAVADNDMPNAFATGRNPDNAVVCVTTGLLRRLEPEELEGVLAHELSHVAHRDVAVMTIAGFLGVLAGAMTRIAFYGGFYGNNRNSNDPNTAIAMIVIPLASMVVYALSFLLTRLLSRYRELAADRAAAQLTGRPSALASALTKVTGQIAAIPSEDLRRSQPYNAFYFAPALSARETAAQLFSTHPTLEQRLAQLAKISNELGH
- the pspAB gene encoding PspA-associated protein PspAB, which codes for MGFLDALLGRSKPVKPDLDQLFGIPSAALTLEAAAGYRPTGLGSVCFAAVEGGAFDEVQRQVRALLDADTDRGGAPVEGSQDGYGYSWLLARHTPEELPDLVNDLHAVNSELEANGFGPQLLCSIVGFRNDAGQSLGLVYLYKRGTFYPFAPMPGGGEKRNSPVELQIKAMLGDDLRLEQDLSRWFPVWGAPGL
- a CDS encoding DUF2785 domain-containing protein: MTDRTDTAATAPSPALLDEAVAALRSPDPVVRDEQAYTQLARWVPLLAPERRRALGDRMAERFTDPEIQARTFAPLVLARIVGCGDHDPAWTAAFTDWYLGERDLRGHDEELGWLHAVAHGADLLAALGRCPQVDPAPLLATGCARLLTPTGHLFDAMEDDRLGFALAVVLTRAELTEQQSLEWLDPVAADFAAAEPGPVPPYASNTMRTLRVLYLLADRGVRPGRWQGRRCRCGTRRPCASGSPPSWR
- a CDS encoding DUF3097 domain-containing protein, with protein sequence MRSREYGPDLTPPWKRQEPAPEVAAERDLVVEEAATGFCGAVVRCEKTAEGLTVTLEDRFGKHRVFPMVPRGFLLEGRVVTLVRPSGPAPARTPGLTASGSVAVPGARARVARESRIYVEGRHDAELVERVWGDDLRIEGVVVEYLEGVDDLPAIVAEFGPGPGRRLGVLVDHLLPGTKEHRIAARVTGDSVLVVGHPYIDVWQAVKPAAVGIPGWPEVPRGEVWKEGVCRRLGWPADPPAAWRRILASVNSYRDLDPALLGRVEELIDFVTQPE
- a CDS encoding Uma2 family endonuclease, encoding MTAGPDMVHNVIVASIQHQVPYGQWRALTTQDLTIPGEPSEPQPDLVVFERGAVQEMGRLLPSGAVTLVVEVVSKTSADRDHRTKRGMYAAGGIPAYLIVDPLQGECTLLTEPTEENAKGLPDYLSARTSRFGAPVPLDVLGVSLDTSEFQVFDRPPLTPAASRSR
- the hemW gene encoding radical SAM family heme chaperone HemW, translating into MPSALPDGEPVPSDGSLPAHALAGLGTRPFGFYVHVPYCASRCGYCDFNTYTATELRASGAVASQETYADNLIAEIRHARTVLGEADLPVETVFLGGGTPTLLPARDLVRMLGAIRDEFGLADGAEVTTEANPESVGPAYLAELRDGGYNRISFGMQSARRHVLQVLDRHHTPGRPEACVAEARAAGFDHVNLDLIYGTPGESDDDWRASLDAAIGAAPDHVSAYSLIVEDGTRLAARVKRGELPMIDDDVHADRYLIAEQALSAAGYAWYEVSNWATTDAGRCRHNELYWTGADWWGAGPGAHSHVGGVRWWNAKHPAAYAQALAEGRTPALGREILAEEDRRVERILLELRLVDGCPLELLTDTGRKAAARALEDGLLDPAAHAAGRAALTLRGRLLADAVVRDLVD